In Phycisphaerales bacterium, a genomic segment contains:
- a CDS encoding glutamine--tRNA ligase/YqeY domain fusion protein, with protein MEATRTLDFIREMVLDDLRSDRHGGRVTTRFPPEPNGYLHIGHAKSICLNFGIPQDFKDQAPAEAHCNLRFDDTNPTKEEQEYIDAIKRDIHWLGFDWGEHEYYASDYFEQLYEWAIQLIKDGKAYVCDLTAEEIRKSRGTLTQPGAPSPHRDRSVEENLDLFERMRQGEFPDGTRVLRARIDMASPNLNMRDPVMYRILHAKHPRTGGAWCIYPMYDYAHGQSDSIERITHSLCTLEFEDHRPLYDWFIEQLGIYPSRQTEFNRLNLTHTVVTKRKLRTLVEDRHVAGWDDPRMPTLSALRRRGYPPAAIRAFCDAVGLSKREQLIDLSRLEYHVREELNRTANRVMAVLDPLRLVITNYPAGQVEQMEAVNNPEDESAGRRSVPFSQVLYIERDDFMENPPGKFFRLAPGREVRLRYGYWVTCTDVVKDDAGNITEVRCTYDPLTRGGDSPPDGRKVKGTIHWVSAAHALDAEVRLYDTLFSKEDPNDVPDGGDWLDNLNPDSLKIVRGAKVEPSLAGAKAGATFQFERLGYFCVDPDTEKSAGLVFNRTVTLKDSWGKAQKQS; from the coding sequence ATGGAAGCCACACGCACACTCGACTTCATTCGCGAGATGGTTCTCGACGATCTGCGCAGCGACAGACACGGCGGGCGGGTGACCACGCGCTTTCCGCCCGAGCCCAACGGCTACCTTCACATCGGCCACGCCAAAAGCATCTGCCTGAACTTCGGCATACCGCAGGATTTCAAAGACCAGGCGCCCGCCGAGGCCCACTGCAACCTGCGCTTCGACGACACAAACCCGACCAAAGAAGAGCAGGAGTACATCGACGCCATCAAGCGCGACATCCATTGGCTCGGCTTTGACTGGGGCGAGCACGAGTACTACGCGAGCGACTATTTCGAGCAGCTCTACGAATGGGCGATCCAGCTCATCAAAGATGGCAAGGCCTACGTCTGCGATCTGACCGCCGAGGAGATCCGCAAGAGCCGCGGCACGCTCACGCAGCCGGGCGCGCCCAGTCCGCATCGCGACCGCAGCGTTGAGGAGAATCTTGACCTCTTCGAGCGCATGCGCCAGGGCGAATTCCCGGATGGCACGCGCGTGCTCCGCGCCAGGATCGACATGGCGTCGCCGAATCTGAACATGCGCGACCCGGTGATGTATCGCATCCTCCACGCAAAGCATCCGCGAACGGGTGGAGCGTGGTGCATCTACCCGATGTACGACTACGCGCACGGGCAGAGCGATTCGATCGAACGGATCACGCATTCGCTGTGCACGCTTGAGTTCGAAGATCACCGGCCGCTCTACGACTGGTTCATCGAGCAGCTGGGCATCTACCCCAGCCGGCAGACGGAGTTCAACCGCCTCAACCTCACGCACACCGTCGTGACAAAGCGCAAGCTGCGCACGCTCGTCGAAGACCGGCACGTCGCCGGCTGGGACGATCCGCGCATGCCCACGCTCTCGGCGCTGCGGCGGCGCGGCTATCCGCCGGCCGCGATCCGCGCGTTCTGCGACGCCGTCGGCCTGAGCAAGCGCGAACAGCTCATCGACCTGTCGCGCCTCGAATACCACGTGCGCGAAGAACTCAATCGCACAGCCAATCGCGTGATGGCCGTGCTCGATCCGCTGCGCCTCGTGATCACGAACTATCCGGCCGGTCAGGTCGAGCAGATGGAGGCGGTGAACAACCCTGAAGACGAGTCGGCGGGCCGGCGAAGCGTGCCGTTCTCGCAGGTGCTCTACATCGAGCGCGACGATTTCATGGAGAATCCGCCCGGCAAGTTCTTCCGACTGGCGCCGGGGCGCGAGGTGCGCCTGCGCTACGGCTACTGGGTGACGTGCACGGATGTGGTCAAGGATGACGCGGGAAACATCACGGAGGTGCGCTGCACGTATGACCCGCTCACGCGCGGCGGCGACAGCCCGCCCGACGGCCGCAAGGTCAAGGGGACCATTCACTGGGTCAGCGCGGCTCACGCGCTCGACGCCGAGGTGCGGCTCTACGACACGCTCTTCTCAAAGGAAGACCCCAACGATGTGCCCGACGGCGGCGACTGGCTCGACAACCTGAACCCGGATTCTCTCAAGATCGTCCGGGGCGCCAAGGTGGAGCCGTCGCTGGCCGGCGCGAAGGCCGGCGCGACGTTCCAGTTTGAGCGGCTGGGTTACTTCTGTGTTGATCCTGACACCGAGAAATCGGCCGGACTGGTCTTCAATCGGACGGTGACACTGAAGGATTCGTGGGGCAAGGCGCAGAAGCAGTCCTGA
- a CDS encoding glutamate--tRNA ligase, producing the protein MSASPHPPIVRTRFAPSPSGHLHVGGARTALFCWAFAHQNRGKFILRIEDTDQKRSSDAASVGFLRDLKWLGINWDEGPEFEDCGGGDYGPYFQSQRLEIYTKYLDQLVAEGKAYYAFDTAAELDAKRVEARKENQNYRYDRAGLMLPPEDVESRLKAGEPAVIRFKLPEQPIVIRDEILGEATIAPEQLDDFVIRKADGYPTYHFAVVVDDELMQVTHVLRAQEHFMNTARHMVLQDALGFRRPVYAHLPLIFNPDGSKMSKRDKDKALRAAVREKGIDDLSAEFRRTAGIDEWLKDKDRQLEFDSAMMLADELDVSLPEINVDDFRRSGYLPEVLCNYLALLGWNPGGDIEKFDRDFLIEKLSFERVLKSPARFDRAKLLSFNHDAIQALSTQQFVDLFRAHCNEFHTEFLEKLPPEHFDLLAAANHKRSKTLDDQVRSSRFFIESDDAIEYDPADKNARKAMLGGEMPGRAHLENLLPILEEQDDWEVPSLERTIGAYVQQHAGGNLGKVAQPLRVAVTGTTISPAIYETLAILGRVSTVNRIRRCLEAFAGA; encoded by the coding sequence ATGAGCGCTTCACCGCATCCGCCGATCGTCCGCACCCGGTTTGCCCCCTCGCCGTCGGGCCATCTGCACGTCGGCGGCGCCCGCACGGCGCTGTTCTGCTGGGCGTTCGCGCACCAGAACCGCGGCAAGTTCATCCTGCGCATCGAAGACACCGACCAGAAGCGCAGCAGCGACGCGGCCAGCGTCGGCTTCCTGCGCGACCTCAAGTGGCTCGGCATCAACTGGGATGAAGGGCCCGAGTTTGAAGACTGCGGCGGCGGCGACTACGGCCCGTACTTCCAGAGCCAGCGCCTGGAGATCTACACGAAGTACCTCGACCAGCTCGTCGCCGAGGGCAAGGCCTACTACGCATTCGACACGGCCGCCGAACTCGACGCCAAGCGGGTCGAGGCGCGCAAGGAAAACCAGAACTACCGCTACGACCGCGCGGGGCTCATGCTGCCGCCCGAAGACGTTGAGAGCCGCCTCAAGGCCGGCGAGCCGGCTGTCATCCGCTTCAAACTCCCCGAGCAGCCCATCGTCATCCGCGATGAGATTCTCGGCGAGGCGACGATTGCGCCCGAGCAACTCGATGACTTCGTCATACGCAAGGCCGACGGCTATCCGACCTATCACTTCGCGGTCGTGGTCGATGATGAACTCATGCAGGTGACGCACGTGCTCCGGGCCCAGGAGCACTTCATGAACACGGCCCGGCACATGGTGCTGCAGGATGCGCTGGGCTTTCGCCGGCCCGTCTACGCGCACCTGCCGCTGATCTTCAATCCCGACGGCTCGAAGATGTCCAAGCGCGACAAGGACAAGGCGCTGCGCGCGGCGGTGCGGGAGAAGGGCATCGATGATCTGAGCGCCGAGTTCCGCCGAACGGCCGGCATCGACGAGTGGCTCAAGGACAAGGACCGGCAACTTGAGTTCGACAGCGCGATGATGCTCGCCGATGAGCTGGATGTGTCCCTGCCGGAGATCAACGTCGATGACTTCCGCCGCAGCGGCTACCTGCCCGAGGTGCTGTGCAACTACCTCGCCCTGCTCGGCTGGAACCCCGGCGGCGACATCGAGAAATTCGATCGCGACTTTCTCATCGAGAAGCTCAGTTTCGAGCGCGTGCTCAAGAGCCCGGCCAGGTTCGACCGCGCCAAACTGCTGTCGTTCAACCACGATGCGATCCAGGCGCTCTCGACGCAGCAGTTCGTGGATCTGTTCCGCGCTCACTGCAATGAGTTCCACACCGAGTTTCTTGAGAAACTCCCGCCCGAGCACTTCGACCTGCTGGCGGCGGCGAATCACAAGCGCTCCAAGACGCTTGACGACCAGGTCCGCTCCAGCCGGTTCTTCATCGAATCCGACGACGCGATCGAATATGACCCGGCCGACAAGAACGCGCGCAAGGCGATGCTGGGCGGCGAAATGCCCGGCCGCGCGCACCTCGAAAACCTCCTGCCAATTCTCGAAGAGCAGGATGACTGGGAGGTGCCCTCGCTCGAGAGGACAATCGGCGCGTACGTGCAGCAGCACGCAGGCGGCAACCTCGGTAAAGTGGCCCAGCCCTTGCGCGTGGCCGTCACGGGCACGACGATCTCACCGGCGATATACGAAACGCTGGCCATCCTGGGCCGGGTCTCCACGGTGAACCGAATTCGAAGGTGTCTGGAGGCGTTTGCGGGAGCGTAA
- a CDS encoding glycine zipper 2TM domain-containing protein — protein sequence MKTSMINAIRSTILVSAGASALTLAGCQSDAQTGGLIGAGLGALAGQAIGDNTTGTLIGAAVGAGAGYVIGNESDKNKARNSRYTERYEYGYGEDDRRYGDRYRHDRSYCDRCGHYHEYDHCDR from the coding sequence ATGAAAACCAGCATGATCAACGCGATCCGCAGTACGATCCTCGTTTCGGCCGGCGCGTCGGCACTGACGCTGGCGGGCTGCCAGAGCGACGCCCAGACAGGCGGGCTCATCGGGGCCGGGCTGGGCGCCCTGGCGGGGCAGGCGATCGGTGATAACACCACCGGAACGCTTATCGGCGCCGCCGTCGGCGCGGGGGCGGGGTACGTCATCGGCAACGAGAGCGACAAAAACAAGGCCCGCAACTCGCGCTACACCGAGCGATACGAGTACGGGTATGGCGAAGATGACCGCCGGTACGGTGATCGCTATCGCCATGATCGCTCCTACTGCGACCGCTGCGGCCATTACCACGAATACGACCACTGCGACCGCTGA
- a CDS encoding M24 family metallopeptidase: protein MKGQLSIGIEPIKRDRLNALCERLGLHALLLRKRANIAWLTDGADVHVDLGSATGVGSVLWFAESFKRKPVLLTDNIERNRLLKEEQFDPEHWDVVAPNWWSYEAAFDSMLDSAFKKAGADISRCGFDVIGADPVQSIRTPLTEREIATVRALGADAAQVMAETLTHFIKPGVSELEIAGHLTGELGSLNILAPVVLIAADDRLQRYRHPIPTSNRIEKTVMVALCAQRKGLTVSISRLVHFGRSLPDDLKRRHEAVCKVDRALHDATQVGRRWCDCLADGIAMYEQCGFKDEWHKHHQGGPMGYDLRDFKATPDETRTVQPRQLVGWNPSITGTKSEDTILTPNANMPGESCENLTAMRNWPLDESTGRPAILVVNG, encoded by the coding sequence ATGAAAGGTCAGCTTTCCATCGGGATCGAGCCCATCAAGCGCGACCGCCTCAACGCATTGTGCGAGCGACTCGGCCTGCACGCCCTGCTGCTTCGCAAGCGGGCGAACATCGCGTGGCTGACCGACGGCGCCGATGTGCACGTCGATCTCGGCAGCGCGACCGGTGTCGGCTCTGTCCTGTGGTTTGCCGAATCCTTCAAGCGCAAACCAGTCCTGCTCACCGACAACATCGAACGCAATCGCCTGCTCAAAGAGGAGCAATTCGATCCCGAACACTGGGATGTCGTAGCGCCAAACTGGTGGTCGTACGAAGCTGCATTCGATTCGATGCTCGACTCCGCGTTCAAGAAGGCAGGTGCTGACATCTCCCGATGCGGTTTCGACGTCATCGGAGCCGATCCGGTTCAATCCATTCGCACCCCACTCACGGAGCGCGAGATCGCAACCGTGCGAGCCCTCGGCGCCGACGCCGCGCAGGTCATGGCCGAGACACTCACGCACTTCATCAAGCCCGGTGTGAGCGAACTGGAGATCGCCGGCCATCTGACCGGGGAGCTGGGCTCGCTGAACATCCTCGCACCGGTCGTGCTCATCGCCGCGGATGATCGCCTGCAGCGCTACCGCCACCCGATTCCGACCAGCAACCGCATCGAGAAGACGGTCATGGTCGCTTTGTGTGCCCAGCGCAAGGGACTGACCGTCTCCATCTCGCGCCTCGTGCACTTTGGCAGGTCACTTCCCGACGATCTCAAGCGTCGTCACGAGGCCGTGTGCAAAGTCGACCGCGCCCTGCACGACGCCACGCAGGTTGGTCGGCGCTGGTGCGATTGCCTCGCCGACGGCATCGCGATGTACGAGCAGTGCGGCTTCAAGGACGAGTGGCACAAGCACCACCAGGGCGGCCCGATGGGGTACGACCTGCGCGACTTCAAGGCGACGCCCGATGAAACGCGCACCGTTCAGCCGCGCCAGCTCGTCGGCTGGAATCCATCCATCACCGGCACCAAGAGCGAAGACACCATCCTCACGCCGAATGCGAACATGCCCGGCGAATCGTGCGAGAACCTCACCGCCATGCGCAACTGGCCGCTCGATGAGTCAACCGGTCGCCCGGCCATTCTCGTCGTGAATGGCTGA
- a CDS encoding methionine adenosyltransferase: protein MPTAKPASVDATPAGTNYFFTSESVSMGHPDKVADQISDAVLDAMLAVDPKSRVACETMVSTGMAVVAGEVTCDGYVEVPDLVRETIRNIGYTDADLCFDDKSCAVLVSLKKQSPDIAMGVDREGAGDQGMMFGFACRETEELEPGTFMPLPIHLAHRLVHRHADVRQREVIRGLRPDAKSQVTVEYDRHNMPVRVHTVVLSTQHSPYYSKDSTQEELRQLVKEHIIKPTFGDRWWNDDIRVHINPTGRFEIGGPHGDVGLTGRKIIVDTYGGMGRHGGGAFSGKDPTKVDRSAAYMARYIAKNIVAAGLADKVEIQLSYAIGVAEPTSVHVNSFGTAKVAPHRIEEAVRELFPLTPRGLISHLNLRRPIYLKTAAHGHFGRTPDADGGFTWEKTDIADALRKACAD from the coding sequence ATGCCCACCGCCAAGCCCGCTTCCGTGGACGCCACCCCCGCCGGCACGAATTACTTCTTCACCTCCGAATCGGTGAGCATGGGCCACCCGGACAAGGTCGCCGACCAGATCTCCGACGCCGTGCTCGATGCGATGCTCGCGGTCGATCCCAAATCGCGCGTGGCGTGCGAGACGATGGTCTCGACCGGCATGGCGGTGGTGGCCGGCGAAGTCACTTGCGACGGCTACGTTGAGGTGCCCGATCTCGTCCGCGAGACGATCCGCAACATCGGCTACACGGACGCCGACCTGTGCTTTGACGACAAGAGTTGCGCGGTGCTGGTGAGCCTTAAGAAGCAGTCGCCCGACATCGCCATGGGCGTCGATCGCGAAGGCGCCGGCGACCAGGGCATGATGTTCGGCTTCGCCTGCCGCGAGACGGAGGAACTCGAGCCCGGCACGTTCATGCCCCTGCCCATCCATCTCGCGCACCGGCTCGTGCACCGCCACGCCGACGTGCGCCAGCGGGAGGTCATCAGGGGTCTGCGGCCGGACGCCAAGAGCCAGGTCACGGTGGAGTACGACCGGCACAACATGCCGGTGCGCGTGCACACCGTCGTGCTCTCGACGCAGCACTCGCCCTATTACAGCAAGGACAGCACGCAGGAAGAGCTGCGCCAGCTCGTCAAGGAGCACATCATCAAGCCGACGTTCGGCGATCGATGGTGGAACGACGACATCCGCGTGCACATCAACCCGACGGGGCGCTTTGAAATCGGCGGGCCGCACGGCGACGTCGGCCTGACGGGGCGCAAGATCATCGTCGATACCTACGGCGGAATGGGACGGCACGGCGGCGGCGCGTTCTCGGGCAAGGACCCGACCAAGGTCGACCGCAGCGCCGCCTACATGGCCCGCTACATCGCCAAGAACATCGTCGCAGCAGGGCTTGCCGACAAGGTGGAGATCCAGTTGAGTTACGCCATCGGCGTGGCTGAGCCCACCAGCGTGCACGTCAACTCGTTCGGCACGGCCAAGGTGGCGCCGCATCGCATCGAAGAAGCGGTGCGTGAGCTCTTCCCGCTCACGCCGCGCGGCCTGATCAGCCATCTCAACCTGCGCCGGCCGATCTACCTGAAAACCGCGGCGCACGGCCACTTCGGCCGCACGCCTGATGCCGACGGCGGCTTCACGTGGGAGAAGACCGACATAGCCGATGCACTTCGCAAGGCGTGCGCCGACTGA
- the trpB gene encoding tryptophan synthase subunit beta, with product MPDERGRFGVFGGRYVPETLVAALDELTLEYARARADQSFQDELGELLRTFVGRPTPLYLARRLTEHAGGARIWLKREDLAHTGAHKINNTIGQALLTRRMGKKRVIAETGAGQHGVATATAAAHFGLACDVYMGSEDMRRQRLNVVRMQLLGARVIAVDSGSRTLKDATNEAMRDWMTSVETTHYILGSVVGPHPFPLIVRDFQSVIGRECRAQCLGQIGALPDVVVACVGGGSNAAGIFHPFVDDASVQLVGVEAGGRGSREGEHAAPLSHGRTGVLHGSLSYVLQSDDGQTSLVHSISAGLDYPGVGPEHSYWRDAGRVHYCTAGDSEALEAFSLLAQTEGLLPALESAHAIARAVEIAGRLAPTGNVVVNLSGRGDKDVDEAARLIEAGKRP from the coding sequence ATGCCCGATGAGAGAGGACGCTTCGGCGTCTTCGGCGGCCGATACGTGCCCGAGACGCTCGTCGCGGCTCTCGACGAACTCACCCTCGAATACGCGCGCGCCCGCGCAGATCAGTCGTTTCAGGATGAACTGGGCGAACTCCTTCGCACGTTCGTCGGCCGCCCGACCCCGCTTTATCTTGCCCGGCGGCTCACCGAACACGCCGGCGGCGCCCGGATCTGGCTCAAGCGCGAAGACCTCGCCCACACCGGCGCCCACAAGATCAACAACACCATCGGACAGGCGCTGCTCACCCGGCGCATGGGAAAGAAGCGCGTGATCGCCGAAACCGGCGCTGGCCAGCACGGCGTGGCCACCGCCACCGCCGCGGCGCACTTCGGCCTGGCGTGCGATGTCTATATGGGCAGCGAGGACATGCGCCGCCAGCGACTCAACGTCGTGCGCATGCAACTGCTGGGAGCGCGCGTCATCGCCGTGGACAGCGGCTCGCGCACCCTCAAGGACGCCACCAACGAAGCCATGCGCGACTGGATGACGTCGGTCGAAACGACGCACTACATCCTCGGCTCGGTCGTCGGGCCGCACCCCTTTCCGCTGATCGTGCGCGATTTTCAATCCGTCATCGGCCGCGAGTGCCGCGCGCAGTGCCTCGGGCAGATCGGCGCCCTGCCGGATGTCGTGGTGGCGTGCGTCGGCGGCGGGAGCAACGCGGCAGGTATCTTCCATCCCTTCGTCGATGATGCGTCCGTTCAGTTGGTCGGAGTGGAGGCGGGCGGCAGGGGATCCCGCGAAGGCGAGCACGCAGCGCCGCTGTCACACGGCCGGACCGGCGTGCTGCATGGTTCGCTCAGTTACGTCCTGCAGAGTGACGATGGACAGACCAGCCTGGTGCACTCGATCTCGGCCGGGCTGGACTATCCCGGCGTCGGACCTGAGCACAGTTATTGGCGCGATGCCGGCCGCGTGCACTACTGCACCGCTGGCGACTCCGAAGCCCTCGAGGCGTTCTCGCTGCTGGCGCAAACCGAGGGACTCCTCCCGGCCCTGGAAAGCGCCCACGCCATCGCCCGAGCCGTGGAAATCGCCGGTCGGCTCGCACCAACGGGCAACGTCGTCGTCAACCTCTCCGGCCGCGGGGACAAGGATGTGGATGAAGCGGCCCGGCTGATCGAGGCAGGGAAACGCCCCTAA
- a CDS encoding DUF342 domain-containing protein: MAHHSARAELQVIVAKDALTADLSIPHNVCAEQFCVDGLTAALRSAGVEITDAVLQRLAELVSNPPACDASHRVTVAQAIQPEHGADGRIEWLIEEEHKPHVKEDGSISFYEQSAYTMVSAGQVIARLIAPEPGRPGRNVLGEPIPAKDGQPAEVKLDETIILNDHADLVAQLDGVFARERGRPTIRQILEVPGYVDFSTGNIDFHGDVTVRKGVRDLFKVRATGRIEVRGLVEAATLDCDGDLVLAGGIAGREHALIRSQSDIIARYLNGTRIEVQGDLLFEKEMIGCDALVHGRVISQQGSIIGGTLAGAKGMEVAVLGSPAGVETTIQLGSLPLLRARVRKLEDVVSQLGHVLAALVQQREQLVAPSKRLPAATRERLIKVTEDIRTTDEQRKEAQRKHDEAAALIETLLAFEATITKMLHVGVVFGISRQPMRVHMDVLGPVLIRIAESGQVLLCPQGAAPIPIEKITRPHRPAEAA; this comes from the coding sequence ATGGCTCACCATTCCGCCCGAGCAGAACTCCAGGTCATCGTCGCCAAGGATGCGCTCACGGCGGATCTCTCCATCCCGCACAACGTCTGCGCAGAACAGTTCTGCGTCGACGGCCTCACCGCAGCGCTCCGCTCGGCCGGCGTCGAGATCACTGACGCCGTCCTGCAGCGCCTCGCCGAACTCGTGAGCAATCCTCCCGCCTGCGATGCCTCGCACCGCGTCACCGTCGCGCAGGCCATCCAGCCCGAGCACGGCGCCGACGGCCGCATCGAGTGGCTCATCGAAGAAGAACACAAGCCGCACGTCAAGGAAGACGGCAGCATCTCGTTCTACGAGCAGAGCGCCTACACCATGGTCAGCGCCGGGCAGGTCATCGCGCGCCTCATCGCGCCCGAACCCGGCCGCCCCGGCCGCAACGTCCTCGGCGAGCCGATTCCCGCCAAGGACGGCCAGCCGGCGGAGGTCAAACTCGACGAGACCATCATCCTCAATGACCACGCCGACCTCGTCGCCCAACTCGACGGCGTCTTCGCCCGCGAGCGAGGCAGGCCGACCATCCGCCAGATTCTCGAGGTGCCCGGCTACGTCGATTTCTCGACGGGCAACATCGACTTTCACGGCGACGTTACAGTTCGCAAAGGCGTCCGCGACCTGTTCAAGGTGCGCGCCACGGGACGCATCGAGGTGCGCGGCCTCGTCGAGGCGGCCACGCTCGATTGCGACGGCGATCTCGTCCTCGCCGGCGGAATCGCCGGCCGTGAGCACGCACTCATCCGATCGCAGAGCGACATCATCGCGCGGTACCTCAATGGCACGCGCATCGAAGTGCAGGGCGATCTGCTCTTCGAAAAGGAAATGATCGGTTGCGATGCGCTTGTGCATGGCCGCGTCATCTCGCAACAGGGTTCGATCATCGGCGGCACGCTCGCCGGCGCCAAGGGAATGGAAGTCGCCGTGCTCGGCAGCCCCGCCGGCGTCGAGACGACGATCCAACTCGGCTCGCTGCCGCTGCTTCGCGCTCGCGTGCGCAAACTCGAAGACGTGGTGAGTCAGTTGGGCCACGTGCTCGCGGCGCTCGTGCAGCAGCGAGAGCAACTCGTCGCGCCGTCCAAGCGACTGCCCGCCGCGACGCGCGAGCGGCTCATCAAGGTAACCGAAGACATTCGCACCACCGATGAGCAGCGCAAAGAAGCCCAGCGCAAGCACGACGAGGCCGCTGCGCTCATCGAGACGCTGCTGGCATTCGAAGCGACGATCACGAAGATGCTGCACGTGGGCGTGGTCTTCGGCATCAGCCGCCAGCCGATGCGCGTGCACATGGATGTGCTCGGCCCGGTTCTCATCCGCATCGCCGAAAGCGGCCAGGTCCTGCTCTGCCCGCAGGGAGCGGCGCCAATCCCGATCGAAAAAATCACCCGCCCGCACCGCCCAGCCGAGGCGGCGTGA
- a CDS encoding PA0069 family radical SAM protein has protein sequence MPASESQFDADHEYADVLPDGVPRGRGAGLNPGNRHVGSDPKHGVIRRLHVLGEHLDELARERGEDGQSPCAGQVPTEVRTDATRTILNYVNSPDVSFNWSINPYRGCEHGCIYCYARPDHERLGYSCGLDFETRIVAKTQAPRLLRRELAHPKWKGETIVFSGVTDCYQTVEREYRLTRGCLEVIADCRQPVGIITKSSLVLRDLDLLSELAKNRAVRVGLSVTTLDNRLASKMEPRAASPAERLATLAALNEAGIQTFAMIAPVIPGLNDREIPSILKAVAEAGVSTAGYILLRLPHQIKALFLDWLQRHYPDRARRVESLLRQMRGGDLYDPAFGVRQRGKGPIAEQINALFETFARRLKLDRPLPPLNHEAFRRPDVSDALLDPASGQLPLFGCGGQDGG, from the coding sequence ATGCCGGCTTCGGAGAGCCAGTTCGACGCGGACCACGAATACGCGGATGTGTTGCCCGATGGCGTGCCTCGCGGGCGCGGAGCGGGGCTGAACCCCGGCAACCGCCACGTCGGCAGCGATCCGAAGCACGGCGTCATCCGCCGCCTGCACGTGCTCGGCGAGCATCTCGACGAACTGGCCCGAGAGCGCGGCGAGGACGGGCAATCGCCCTGCGCCGGACAGGTGCCCACCGAAGTCCGCACCGACGCGACGCGCACCATTCTCAACTACGTCAACTCGCCCGACGTCTCCTTCAACTGGTCCATCAATCCGTACCGGGGCTGCGAGCACGGCTGCATCTACTGCTACGCCCGACCGGATCATGAGCGGCTCGGCTACTCGTGCGGCCTGGATTTTGAAACCCGCATCGTCGCCAAGACGCAGGCCCCGCGCCTGCTCCGCCGCGAACTCGCTCATCCCAAGTGGAAAGGCGAGACCATCGTCTTCTCCGGCGTGACGGATTGCTATCAAACCGTCGAGCGAGAGTATCGCCTCACGCGCGGCTGCCTCGAAGTGATCGCCGACTGTCGCCAACCCGTGGGCATCATCACCAAGAGCAGTCTCGTCCTGCGCGACCTCGATCTGCTCAGCGAACTCGCCAAAAACCGCGCCGTCCGCGTGGGGCTGAGCGTCACGACGCTCGACAACCGCCTCGCGTCGAAGATGGAGCCGCGCGCCGCCAGCCCCGCCGAACGGCTCGCCACGCTTGCGGCCCTGAATGAAGCCGGCATCCAGACCTTCGCGATGATCGCACCGGTCATACCCGGCCTCAACGATCGTGAGATCCCGTCGATTCTCAAGGCCGTGGCCGAAGCGGGGGTGTCCACCGCGGGCTACATCCTGCTCCGCCTGCCGCATCAGATCAAGGCGCTGTTTCTGGACTGGCTGCAGCGGCACTATCCGGACCGGGCCCGCCGCGTCGAGTCGCTGCTCCGCCAGATGCGTGGCGGCGACCTCTACGACCCCGCCTTTGGCGTGCGGCAGCGCGGCAAGGGGCCGATAGCGGAGCAGATCAACGCGCTCTTTGAGACGTTCGCCCGGCGACTCAAGCTCGACAGGCCATTGCCGCCGCTCAACCACGAGGCGTTTCGCCGGCCCGACGTATCGGACGCGCTGCTTGACCCTGCATCGGGGCAACTGCCGCTGTTCGGCTGCGGCGGGCAGGATGGCGGCTGA